The genomic interval ACAACTACGCCATGATGTCCATGACCATGGCCAAAGAATTACTGGGTCTTGATCTCACCGACAAGAAGAACGAAAAAGAAATCAATAATTACGAATTTTTCCCTTCCAAACCTGTTATCTCGATCAAAGGCAACGGTGGCGAAGCCATCAACCTGCCGGTGCTCGTGATTCCCGGAATGGATCCGCATACCATTGCGATTGCCGTGGGATATGGACGTTCGGAGAAGCTGGGTATGACCGCCGGTGGAACAGGTAAGAATGTATTTGGATTCAAATCCTTTAACGGTACAACAACGGAAATGATGAACGCTTCCGTTGAAGTAGCCAAGGTTAATGAAACCTATAAGATCGCGCAGACACAGATCCACGGTTCTTACGAAGACCGTTTTGAAGTAGTGCGTGAGACCACATTGGCCACCTTTAAGAAAGATCCCAACCAGTTTAAAAAATACCGCGAGAAACTCGCAGAAGATTTTGCCCCTAAAACAGGCGACTATCGCAAAGAAGCGACCATTTACCCTCAGCATACCCAACCGGGTTTGAAATGGGGAATGAGCATTGACATGAACAGCTGTTTTGGCTGTGGTGCCTGTGTGGTGGCTTGTAATGCGGAGAACAATATTCCGGTGGTAGGACGCAGCGAAGTGATGCGCTACCACGATATGCACTGGTTGCGTATTGACCGGTATTTTGTGACCGACGAACAAAATCCGGATGATGTAAAAGCAGTGGTGTTCCAACCCATGCTTTGTCAGCATTGCGACAATGCGCCTTGCGAAAACGTTTGTCCGGTAGCAGCCACCAACCATAGCATGGAGGGGCTGAACCAGATGACCTATAACCGTTGTATCGGTACCCGTTATTGCGCCAACAACTGTCCGTATAAAGTACGTCGTTTTAACTGGGCTGATTATACCGGAGCAGATAGCTTCCCGAATAACCAGGATCAGCAGATCGTAGGTAAACTTGATCCGGTGGTTCACCAGATGGGCGACAGCCTTTCCCGGATGGTATTGAATCCTGATGTGACCGTAAGAAGCCGCGGGGTGATTGAAAAATGTTCTTTCTGCGTACAACGTTTGCAGGAAGCCAAACTCACCGCGAAGAAGGAGAACAGGGTATTGGCCGATGGCGATGCCAAGACAGCTTGTATGACAGCCTGCCCTTCCGATGCGATCGTATTCGGAAATGTGCATGATGCCGAGAGCCGCATCACCAAGGTACGGGAGGAGAATGATCAGCGCCTGTTCTATGTGATCGAGCAGTTGCACACGTTGCCAAACGTAAGCTACCTGGCCAAGATCCGGAACACAGAAGAGATCATTGAATCCGGTGACCACCATGCAGCCGCGGAAGGTGAAGCCAAAAAAACAGAACATGCCGCGCCGGCACATTAAAAGAAAGTAAAGGTCAATTTCAAATAAGAAAAAAAGCCAACAGCGAATAGCTCACAGCTCAAAGTACACAACATGGCATTACTCAGATACGAATCTCAGGTACGGGCCCCATTGGTCGATGGTACAAAGGATTATCACCAGGTAACGGAAGATATCTGCCGTCCGGTGGAGGCTAGACCTTCCCGGCTGTGGTGGATCGGTTTCCTGATCTCCGTAGCGCTTCTTGTTTTTGGTATCGTTTCCGTAACGGTGGAGGTTATCTACGGTACGGGTCAGTGGAACCTGAACAAGACGATCGGTTGGGGTTGGGACATCACCAACTTTGTTTGGTGGGTAGGTATTGGTCACGCCGGTACCCTGATCTCCGCGATCCTTTTGCTCTTCCGTCAGGGATGGCGTACCGGTGTAAACCGTGCCGCGGAGGCCATGACCATCTTTGCGGTAATGTGCGCCGGTCAGTTCCCGATCTGGCACATGGGTCGTGTGTGGGATGCCTTCTTTGTATTGCCTTATCCGAATACGCGTGGTCCGTTGTGGGTGAACTTTAACTCACCCTTGTTGTGGGACGTATTCGCGATCTCAACGTATTTCACTGTATCTCTTTTATTCTGGTATTCCGGTTTGCTTCCCGATCTGGCCACACTGCGCGACCGGGCCAGGGAAAAGTGGAGAAAGATGTTTTATGGAGTGGCTGCATTTGGTTGGACCGGTAGTACCAAACACTGGCAACGGCATGAAGCGCTCTCGCTGGTATTGGCGGGTTTGTCAACTCCCCTCGTACTTTCAGTGCACACGATCGTATCATTTGACTTTGCCACTTCGGTCATTCCCGGTTGGCATACCACCATCTTCCCTCCTTATTTCGTGGCAGGTGCCATCTTCTCCGGTTTCGCCATGGTGCAAACCCTTTTGGTGGTTACCCGCAAAGTACTCGGATTGGAAGACTATATCACGATGGAGCATATTGACGTAATGAACAAGGTGATCGTGTTGACCGGTTCGATCGTCGGTATCGCCTATCTCACCGAGTTATTCATTGCCTGGTATGGCGCTAACTCCTATGAGTGGTACGCCTTCAAGGAGAACCGTGTAAACCTGAACTCACCCTATGGATGGAGTTACTGGATTATGATGGGTTGTAACGTATTGTCGCCACAGATCTTCTGGTTCCGCAAAATGAGAAGAAACCTGACAGTGACATTCTTCATGTCGATCCTCGTGAATATCGGTATGTGGTTCGAGCGTTTTGTGATCATCGTTACTTCCATCTACCGCGATTATTTGCCCAGTAGCTGGAGTACCTATTATACCCCCACCATCTGGGAGGTAGGGTTCTATATGGGAACATTCGGGTTGTTCTTTACCTGTTATTTCCTGTTCTCCAAATTCTTCCCGGTTATCGCGCTTGCGGAGATCAAGCATATCCTGAAGAAGAATGGAGAAAGCTTCAAAGCAAACATGGCACAACTGGAAACCCAGAAACCCGAGGAGTTCGGACACGATCATTCGCATGATCATGGCGCTTAATAATTAAAAGAAACTATTAAAGCTGATATAATGGCTGAGCAGAAATTTGTAGTTGGTAATTTTTATGATGAAGCGGTGCTTTTCCCCGCCGTTAAAAAGGTGAGAAAGGCCGGTTACAAGATCCACGATGTGTTTACTCCTTTCCCGATCCATGGACTGGATAAGGAAATGGGTTTGCGTGATACGAGTTTGCACACCGCCGGCTTCATCTATGGTATCTCCGGAACCACAACGGCCGTAACCTTTATTACCTGGGCCCTGACAATTGACTGGCCTTTGAATATCGGTGGTAAGCCCTTTTTCTCCCTTCCGGCCTGGATTCCTATCACCTTTGAGTTGACGGTATTGTTTGCCGCAGTAGGAATGGTACTGACCTTCTGTTATCTCTGCCAGTTGGCCCCCTTTGTAAAGAAAGACCATTTCAATCCCCGTTCTACCGACGATACGTTTGTAATGGCTTTGGAATGTACAGACAAGACCAACGAAGCGGAAGCCATGGCATTCCTGCAAAGTGCCGGTGCCCAGGATGTATCGGTTCAGGTAAGGGAAACCCGTTGGTGGCTGGGTAGGTATGACAAAGACGAAAGACCATTCCAGCAAGAAAAAGAAGCGGAAGCCACAGCATAAATCAAATCGCGAAGAACTATTAATAATATACGCCTGATGAGAAAAAATATTTTGACAGCGGGAACGGTAATTGCCCTTTTTATCCTGGCTGCCTGTAATAATGTAAGACGCGATCCGGGTCGTGTATATATGCCCGACATGTCGTACAGCAGGGCTTATGAGACCTACGGGGAATTGGATAGCACCCAGTTCACGCAGAAAATGGCTGAAGCCGGGGAGAAAATTTTCTACAATGCCCAGCCGGTAGCCGGTACTGTGGCCGTTGGAGAAATGCCTGCTTATCCGTATAAGAATGATTCGCTCGGATACGCATTGTCTGCCGGCATACCCAACCCCTTGCCAGCACTCAGTGAAGGAGATATGAAGGAAGCCGAACGTTTATACCTGATCAATTGCGGTATCTGTCATGGTTCCAAGCTGGATGGCAATGGTCCGCTGTATAATGATGGCAATGGCCCGTATACATCAGCCCCCAAGAACTTTATGGATCAGTTGATGAAGGACATGAAAGAAGGCACTATGTTTCATTCGGTGACCTATGGTAAGAACGCGATGGGGTCTTATGCTTCGCAATTGACCACCAAGCAACGTTGGATGATCATTCATTATATTAAAGACAAACAAGGGCTGAAAGCCCCTGCTGCAACGGTTGCTGTTGATACAACAGCCGCTGCCGGTACTGCAGCTGGTAAATAAGAAATTCTCATTGACGAATCAATTAAAAGACAACTGATGGCTATCCGGGAACATTTTGAAATTCCGAAAAAGTACAACCTCTGGTCCTTTGCTTTGATGGGAGTGGGTGCCTTATCCATTGTACTCCTCTATATCACCCATGGGGCCAGCAGCGATCAACACGAAAGCGCCCGCTTTTGGGCCAGCCTGTTACAGAACAGTGTGTTCTTCCTGCTGGTGGTTAATGCCGCAATGTTCTTTATCTGTGCCACGACCCTGGCCTGGGGCGGATGGCAAATGAGTTTCCGCCGGGTGGCTGAAGCCATTTCCGCAGCCGTTCCGGTGATCGGTGTCATCGGTGTGGCCATCTTGCTGGCCATCGTTTTTAGTGATAACCATACGATCTACCACTGGACCGATACCGAGCACGTCAAGCATGATGCGATCCTTTCGCATAAATCGGGTTTCCTGAACAAAACTTTCTTTGCAGTTTGGACTGTGCTGACTGTGGTTCTTTGGTCGGTATTGGGTTGGAAAATGAGAAGCCTCTCCCGTGAAACAGACAATAAGCCCCTGAATGTGGAAGAGGGCAAGAAATATGTTTGGAAAAATACCGTATGGGCCGCCCTTTACATGGTCGTGTTTGCCCTTACCGTGATGTCCACCATCCCCTGGCTCTGGTTGATGAGTATTGACGCTCACTGGTACAGCACCATGTATTCCTGGTACACTTTTGCCAGCACCTTTGTTTCCGGTATGGCACTCATCGCTTTATATGTAGTGTATTTGAAAAATAAAGGATACCTGGAATACACCAACAACGAGCACCTGCATGACCTGGGTAAATTCATGTTCGCGTTCTCTGTGTTCTGGACCTACCTCTGGTTCTCTCAGTACATGCTGATCTGGTATGCAAACATTCCGGAGGAGACCACGTATTTTGAGCCGCGTGTACAAGGGCCTTATAAAAGCATTTTCTTCCTGAACCTGATCATCAACTTCATTTCGCCCCTGCTTATTCTGATGACACGCGATTCGAAGCGGAACTATACGATTGTGACCTTTATGGCTGTTTTGATCATATTCGGTCACTGGCTGGATTTTTTCCAAATGGTTCA from Chitinophagales bacterium carries:
- the nrfD gene encoding polysulfide reductase NrfD, translating into MALLRYESQVRAPLVDGTKDYHQVTEDICRPVEARPSRLWWIGFLISVALLVFGIVSVTVEVIYGTGQWNLNKTIGWGWDITNFVWWVGIGHAGTLISAILLLFRQGWRTGVNRAAEAMTIFAVMCAGQFPIWHMGRVWDAFFVLPYPNTRGPLWVNFNSPLLWDVFAISTYFTVSLLFWYSGLLPDLATLRDRAREKWRKMFYGVAAFGWTGSTKHWQRHEALSLVLAGLSTPLVLSVHTIVSFDFATSVIPGWHTTIFPPYFVAGAIFSGFAMVQTLLVVTRKVLGLEDYITMEHIDVMNKVIVLTGSIVGIAYLTELFIAWYGANSYEWYAFKENRVNLNSPYGWSYWIMMGCNVLSPQIFWFRKMRRNLTVTFFMSILVNIGMWFERFVIIVTSIYRDYLPSSWSTYYTPTIWEVGFYMGTFGLFFTCYFLFSKFFPVIALAEIKHILKKNGESFKANMAQLETQKPEEFGHDHSHDHGA
- a CDS encoding DUF3341 domain-containing protein; translated protein: MAEQKFVVGNFYDEAVLFPAVKKVRKAGYKIHDVFTPFPIHGLDKEMGLRDTSLHTAGFIYGISGTTTAVTFITWALTIDWPLNIGGKPFFSLPAWIPITFELTVLFAAVGMVLTFCYLCQLAPFVKKDHFNPRSTDDTFVMALECTDKTNEAEAMAFLQSAGAQDVSVQVRETRWWLGRYDKDERPFQQEKEAEATA
- a CDS encoding cytochrome c, encoding MRKNILTAGTVIALFILAACNNVRRDPGRVYMPDMSYSRAYETYGELDSTQFTQKMAEAGEKIFYNAQPVAGTVAVGEMPAYPYKNDSLGYALSAGIPNPLPALSEGDMKEAERLYLINCGICHGSKLDGNGPLYNDGNGPYTSAPKNFMDQLMKDMKEGTMFHSVTYGKNAMGSYASQLTTKQRWMIIHYIKDKQGLKAPAATVAVDTTAAAGTAAGK
- a CDS encoding quinol:cytochrome C oxidoreductase; this encodes MAIREHFEIPKKYNLWSFALMGVGALSIVLLYITHGASSDQHESARFWASLLQNSVFFLLVVNAAMFFICATTLAWGGWQMSFRRVAEAISAAVPVIGVIGVAILLAIVFSDNHTIYHWTDTEHVKHDAILSHKSGFLNKTFFAVWTVLTVVLWSVLGWKMRSLSRETDNKPLNVEEGKKYVWKNTVWAALYMVVFALTVMSTIPWLWLMSIDAHWYSTMYSWYTFASTFVSGMALIALYVVYLKNKGYLEYTNNEHLHDLGKFMFAFSVFWTYLWFSQYMLIWYANIPEETTYFEPRVQGPYKSIFFLNLIINFISPLLILMTRDSKRNYTIVTFMAVLIIFGHWLDFFQMVHPAISNDHVPMMLYDLGIALGFVGLIMFLTARALAKAPLVAKNHPFFKESVIHHT